The Anaerolineae bacterium DNA window TCACTACCATGGCGAACAGGCACGGGGGGCCGGCATACTGCCGGCGGTAGTTCTCCATCATCTGTAGGTCATCGCCGGTGTCGCCTATGTACAATGCGCGGCGCGGCTGGAGGGCTTCCAGCGCCATATGCAGGGCGCGCGGGTCGGGTTTGCGCACGTGGTCGGCGGTGACGATGCCGGCAAACGCCCTCTCGTCCCATCCCAGCGTCTCCAGGGCAACCCCAAGCTCGATATGGTCGCGCCCGGTGATGATGCCGAAGCGCTGGACGCCGGCGGCCCTCAGCCGCTGAAGGAAGTCGGCCGGCACCAGGGCACGTTCCTGCCGCACGAACCCCGGCCCGTGATAATACAATGCCCGCAGGCCCATCTTTTCGGACAACAGGTCCTCTCCCCAGAAGTATTCCAGGCAGAGCTGACGGACCTGCTCGAAATCGAGCGGAACATGCGGGAAGTAGTGTGCCCGCACCCAATCCACACCGCGGCCGGCGCTCTCCCGGGCAATGGCCGGCAGGTCCGGACGTGCCTCGCCCGGCCAGGCCAGCAGGATGCCGGCCAGTGTGTAGCTGAGCACCCAGTCGTCGTTAAAGCCGCCGGCGGCCTTGAAGGCGCGGATATCGTGATCTTCGACCTG harbors:
- a CDS encoding HAD-IA family hydrolase, yielding MSWTREGLNLPLQCDTVIFDVDGVLIDDSTSYSATIKAVVRHVVHLMHRRPEGLSQVEDHDIRAFKAAGGFNDDWVLSYTLAGILLAWPGEARPDLPAIARESAGRGVDWVRAHYFPHVPLDFEQVRQLCLEYFWGEDLLSEKMGLRALYYHGPGFVRQERALVPADFLQRLRAAGVQRFGIITGRDHIELGVALETLGWDERAFAGIVTADHVRKPDPRALHMALEALQPRRALYIGDTGDDLQMMENYRRQYAGPPCLFAMVVRDRMPREGAPAGVDIILERAEDILALLGA